Genomic DNA from Burkholderia plantarii:
CGGGACGGTGGTGCGCGTGGACGGCGCCCGGCTCGGCTACGGCAAGACGAACCAGCGCGGCGACAGCGATTTCGCCAATCCGCACTTCATCGCCTGGGCGGACGCGGCGTCCGTGGCGGCGCGCGCATGAGCGCGAGCCGGCCGCCGCGCCGCCGCCGTTACGGTGCCGGAATCCTGCGCGGGAACCCGCCGAACGGATCGGAGCCGGCATGGACCGCCTGACCTGCATCGGCATCTTCGTGGCCGCCGTGGACGAAGGCAGCCTGGCCGCCGCGGCGCGGCGCTTCGGATTGTCGGCCGCGATGGCGGGCAAGTACGTCAGCGCGATCGAGCGCGAGCTGAACGCGCGGCTGCTCCAGCGCACCACGCGGCGCCTGAGCCTGACCGATACCGGCCGCGTGTACTACGAGCGGTGCCGGCGCATCCTCGAGGCGTGGGAGCAGGCCAACCGCGAGGCCAGCGACGCGCACGGCACGGCGCGCGGCCTGATTCGCCTCGCGGCGCCCGTCACGTTCGGCGCGCTGCATCTCGGCGAGGTGCTGGCGCGCTACCTGGAGGCGCATCCGCACGTCAATCTCGAGGTGTCGCTGAGCGACCGCTACGTCGATCTGCTCGAAGCCGGCGTGGACCTCGCGATCCGGATCGGGCGGCTGCCCGACTCGGGGCTCGTCGCGCGCCGGCTCGCGCCGTGCCGGATGGTGATCTGCGCGGCACCGGCGTTCCTCGAGCGCCACGGCACGCCGCGCAGCCCCGACGATCTGCGGCAGGCGCCGCGCCTGACGTTCAGCGAGGCGGTGTCGGTGGGCGACTGGACGCTGACCGACGCGGCACAGCGCACGCACGTGATCGACGGACCATGCCGGCTGGCGGCCAACAACACGCAGATGCTGCTCGCCGCGGCCCGCGCCGGTGCCGGCGTGGCCTACGGGCCGAGCTTCGTGTTCGGCGAACCGATCGCGCGCGGCGAACTCGTCGAACTGCTGCCGGGCTTTCAGGCCGCCGAACTCACGATCCAGGCCGTGTTCCCGAGCGCGCGGCAGATGCCGGCGCGAGTGCGCCACCTGCTCGACCATCTGGCCGGCGCGTTCGGCGAGGGCGGGGCGCCGCCGTGGGATCGCACCATGCCGGCGCCCCCGGCGCGCGCCGCGGCCAAGCGCCGGCGCTGAGCGCGGCGTGGACGGGGCCGCTCATCCGGCCACGCCGAGCGGGTTCGAGATGCTCAGCTTCCATGCGCCGTCGCTGCCGCGCCGCATGACCTGCGTGGCCGTGCCGTGGTGGTCCGCGCATCGCCCGTCGGGCTGCGTCGTGCGCATCGTCCAGTCGAGCAGGACCAGCGCGACGTCGCCGCTCACCAGCGCGGGCCGCGCGCGGTTGAGGATCTGTGAGGCGCCGGCCCCCAGCAGCGCGGCGAACTGCTCGCGGATCGCGTCGCGCCCGTGCGCGACGGTCCGGCCGTCGGCCATGCGCATGAGCGCGTCGTCGCGGAACAGATCGAGCAGGCGGTCGAGGTCACCGTCATTGAAGGCGGCGTCGAAGGCGACGGGGACCTGCTCCGGGGTCCGGCACGCGGTCGGATCGCCGGGATCGCCAGGATCGCCGGAGTCGCCGGAGTCGCCGGACGGCGCGAGCGCCTCGACGAACCGGCCGATCGCCGCCGCGACCTCGCGCGGCGCTTCGAGCGGCGACAGATGGCCGACGCCCGGCAGCACCTGCAGGCGCGCACCGGGAATCCACGGCAGCAGCGCCCGGCGCAGCGTGTCCACCGGATCGACGCGATCGTGTTCGCCGGCGATCACGCACACCGGCACGTCGATCGCCGCGACCTCGGCCGCCAGGTCCTCGCGCATCGCGGCGTTCGGCCAGGCCTCGCGGGCCGGCGCCGCGCCGCGCAGGCTGTCGGCGATCACCTGCTCGCGCAGCGCGGGCGCGAGGCGGGTGGCGGTGAGGACGTGGTCGAGCACCCACGCCACCGATTCGCGCGTGTCGTAGGCGGCCAGCAGCGCGGCCCGCTCCGCGTCGGGCAGGTGCGTCGCCACGGGCGGCGACGGCGCCACCAGCACCAGGCCGCGCAATCCGCGCGGCCGGCGCGAGGCCAGCAGTTGCGCGACCTTGCCGCCCATCGAATGGCCGACGAGGACGAACTCGCGCAGGCCGAGCGCCTCGATCACGTCGGCCGCGTCGTCGGCCAGGTCGGCGATCGCGTAGCCGCGCGCCGGCGCGGACGAATCACCCCAGCCGCGATGATCGGGGGCCACGGTGCGATACCGGTCCGACAGCTCGGCGGCCACCCCGCACCACGTGCGCGACGAGCCGCCCCAATAATGCAGGAACACGAGCGCCGGCTCGTCCCGTTCCTGCCCCTGCCCTGGTTCCCGTACGCGGACGTGGATCCGCGCGCCTCGGGTGGAAATGTCCATCGTGATGTTCCCTCGCTGCGTATGCGCCGTGGCGCGTGACTGGCGGGTCCGGCCATCGTCCGGACCCCTGGAGGGATCTTAGGTTTCCCGGCGCCGCCTGATAATGGCCGCGCCGCGATCGGCAGCCGATCACGCGGTGATCGAATCGCGGCGCCGGCCTGCCGGGTGCGTTACAGCGCCGGCCGCAGCCCCCGCACCGGGCTCACGTCCTCGAGCAGCGAGGCGAGATGCAGGATCGTCGCCTCCGCCAGCCAGCTGCCCACCAGCTGCACGTTGATCGGCAGTCCTTCGCGGCTGGTGCCGAAGCGCATCGACAGGCCGGGCAGCCCCGTCAGGTTGAGCGGCACCGTGGCGCCCTGCAGGTAGGTCGCGTCCACGGTCCGGCCGTTGATGGTGAACTCGGTCTGGCCGTGCCGATGCGCCGGGATCGGCAGCACCGGCGTGAGCAGCGCGTCGTAGCGCGAAAAGTAATCGGCATAGCCGTCGCGCAGCCGCTCGGCCGCCTGCTCGGCCTCGACGTAGTCGCGCATCGACGTCTCCGGCGCGGCGAGCATGGCCTTCGCCATCAGGTAAAGCTCGTCGTCGCGACGGCCGGCGGTGGCTTCCGCGAACGCCGGCTTCATCTCCATCACGTGCAGGCGATTGAACACGTCGAGCGCGAAGTCGCGTTCGAGCGCGGGAATCCGCACCGGCTCCACGATGCAGCCGAGGCTTTCGAGCGCGGCGGCGGCGGCCTGCACGGTGGCGCCGACCTCGGCGTCGATCGGGCCGAAGCCGGGCTCGACCAGCCAGCCCACGCGCAGCGGGCGCCGCGGCGCGCGGCCGAGCCCGAGATCGGCGCCGGCCTGCGCGGTGCTGGTGGCGAACGCGTCCTGACCATCGGCGCCGGCCAGTTGCGAGTAGGCGAGCGCGAGATCGCGCACGCTGCGCGCCATCGGGCCCACGTGCCAGAAGCGGCGCGGCGCGCGCGGCCAGATGCCCGTCATCGGCACGCGTCCGTGGGTGGCCTTCAACGCGACGATGCCGGTTTGCGCCGCCGGCCCGCGCACGGAGATCGCCAGATCGGTGCCGAGCCCGAGCGGCGACATGCCGGCGGCGATGGCGGCCGATTCGCCGCCGCTCGAACCGCCCGGCGTGCGTTCGAGGTTCCACGGGTTGTTCGAGCGGCCCGTGAGCAGGTTGTCGCTCTCGATCCAGTACGAGAACTCGGGCAGGTTCGTCTTGGCGAGCAGGATGGCGCCCGCCTGCTTCAGGCGCGCCACGCTGGTGGCGTCGGCGTCGGGCACGCGGCCCTGGAAGATCGGCGAGCCGCGCTGGGTCGCCACGCCGGCCGTGTCGATCGAATCCTTGGCGGTGAACGGCACGCCGTGCAGCGGACCGAGCGCACGGCCGGCCAGCACGGCCGCTTCCGCTGCCCGGGCGGCCTCCAGCGCGCCGTCGGCCACGGTGACGATCGCGTTCACTTGCGGGTCGACCGAGGCGATCCGGTCGAGATGCGCCTGCATGACCTCCACCGGCGAGACTTCGCGGGTGCGAATCAGTTCGGCCAGCCGGGTTGCGTCGTGATGGATGAGTTCGGAATTCATGGGTTGCCTCCTGGGGCGGGGACGAGCGTGACGGATCACGGCTCGGGTTCATGTTTAACTAACATTAGTTAGGCAAGGAAATCAAAAAAAAGCGACCGTGCGGCACCGCGTCGTCGCCATCGCCTTGTGCCTACCTAACGTTTGTTAGTCTACACTCTAAGCACGATGGCGCGTCGCGTCAACAGGCGTTTTTGCGAAAGTTGTCGTCGCGAGGCCGTCGGCGGTCGCGCATGCCGTTGGCGGGAGCACTGTCCGTCGTCCACGTGGCGATGGCACGAAACATGACCATATACGTCATTTGAGACTCATCGGAACCGGGCCAGAATTCACTCACCGCATCACCACCTGACCCAACACGGAGAGAAATCATGACGCAAACCCATCAAGGCACGGCACTGATCACGGGGGCTTCCTCGGGGATCGGCGCGGTCTACGCCGATCGGCTCGCGCGGCTCGGCTACGACCTGATCCTGGTCGCACGCGATCGCGAACGGCTCAACGACGCCGCGCGCCGCATCACCGACGCGACGCAGCGCAACGTGGAAATCCTCGCGGCCGACCTGAACGACCGCGCTGGCCTGGCGGCCGTGGAGGAACGGCTGCGGCGCGACGCGAGCATCACGCTGCTCGTCAACAACGCCGGCGTGGGCACGCACAAGCCGCTGCTCGACAGCGACGTCGACGACATGACCCGCATGATCGAGCTGAACGTCACGGCGCTCACGCGCCTGACCTACGCGGCCGTGCCGGGCTTCGTCGCGCGCGGTCGCGGCGCGCTGATCAATATCGCCTCGATCGTCGCGATCGCGCCGGAGACGCTGAACGGCGTGTATGGCGGCAGCAAGGCGTTCGTGCTCGCGCTGAGCCAGTCGCTGCATCACGAGCTGGCCGACAAGGGCGTGCGCGTGCAGGCGGTGCTGCCCGGCGCGACGGCCACCGATTTCTGGCGGACGGGCGGCCTGCCGGTCGAGCATCTGCCGAAGGAGATCGTGATGTCTGCCGACGCGATGGTCGATGCCGCGCTGGTCGGCTTCGAGCGCGGCGAGCTGGTGACGATTCCGTCGCTGCACGCCGGCGAGGAATGGGATGCCTACGAGGCGGCGCGGCAGACGATGGCGCCGCATCTGTCGAGCGACGTGCCCGCGCCGCGCTACGCGGCGGCGCGCTGAGGCGGGGCGGCGACACGCGCCGTCGCGTCGGAACGTATCGAAACCATCAAGGACAACGGATCATGAATCTCAGCGGAAATACCATCTTCATCACCGGCGGCACGTCGGGCATCGGACGCGCGCTGGCCGAGGCGTTCCATCGGCGCGGCAACCAGGTGATCATCGCGGGGCGCCGCCGTGCGCTGCTCGACGAGATCGCGCGGGCCAACCCCGGCATCGACACGGTGGAGCTCGACATCGGCGACGCGGCCGGCATCCGGCGCGCGGCGCAGCAGGTGATCGAACGGCATCCGTCGCTGAACGTCGTCATCAACAACGCCGGCATCATGCCGTTCGACGACGCGGCCGGCGCGCTCGACGACGAGCAGGCGGTGCGCCTCATCGATACCAACCTGCTCGGCACGGTGCGCGTGAGCGCGGCGTTCATCGAGCACCTGAAGCGGCAGCCGGCGTCGTACCTGATCAACAACAGCTCGGTGCTGGCCTACGTGCCGCTCGCGCCGACCGCGCTGTATTCGGCGACCAAGGCGGCGATCCACTCCTACACGCTGTCGCAGCGTTTCGCGTTGCGCGACACGGGGGTGACGGTGCTCGAGATCGTGCCGCCCTGGGTGGATACCGATCTGGTCCGCAAGAGTGGCGACCCGCGCGCGATGCCGCTCGACGCATTCATTGCCGAACTGCTCGCGCGGCTGGAGGCGGCCGAACACGAGGTGGTGGTGGAAGCGGCGCAGGCGTTTCGCGACAACGCCGGCCCGAACGAGCACGGGTTCGTCGCGCAGTTCAATCAGGCGGTGGTCGAGAATCCGATTCCGGTGGCGTGAGCGGGACGGCGCCCTGCGGCGCGGCGGGGAACGCGAGGGCGGCGGTTCCCCGGCCCGTTCCAGCGCGCCGCTTGCTGCGCTGGCTGCGTGCCGGTCGGCCCGCAGTCGCCGGCACCCGTCGAGACGAGCGCGCCCGCCGCGCCGACGCCTGACATCGTCCGTGCCTCACCGCGCCGCGGCCGCGTCGATCTCCTGAAACCGCTGGAACGCGCCGAGCAGACGCGCGCGCAGCGCCGCCAGCGCCGGATCGCGACGATCGCGCGGCCGCGCGATCTCGACAGGGAACGCATCCTCGACGCGCCCCGGGTTCGCCGCCAGCAGCAGCACGCGGTCGCCGAGATACAGCGCCTCGTCCAGATCATGCGTGACGACCACGGCCGCCGTCGCGCGGCGCCGCACGACGTCGAGCAGCAGCGTCTGCAGCCGCATGCGCGTGAGCGCGTCGACGGCACTGAACGGCTCGTCGAGCAGCAGCAGGTCCGGCTCGCCGAACAGGCCGCGCGCGATCGCGGCGCGTTGCGCCATGCCGCCCGACAGCGCGGCCGGCAATGCATGCGCCGCGCCGTCGAGCCCGACCTCGGCGAGCAGTTGCGCCACCTGCGGCGAGCGCCCGCCGCGCGCGCCGGCCGCGAAGCCGACGTTGTCGGCCACCGACAGCCACGGCAGCAGCCGCGGCTCCTGGAAGATCACGCCGATGCGCGCCGACGGCCCGTGGAGCGGCGCGCCGTCGAGCCGGACGCTGCCGTGATGGTCGGCGTCGAGCCCGGCCACGATCCGCAGCAAGGTGCTCTTGCCGCAACCGCTCGGCCCGACCACGCAGACGATCTCGCCGCGCCCGACCCGCAGGTCCACGCCGGCCAGCACGACGCGATCGCCGTAGCGCTTGCGGACCCCGCGCGCGTCGAGCAGCGGCGCCGCGCTCATCGGGCCGCCTTGCGCGTCGCGCCGTCGAAACCGTCGCGCCAGTCGAGCCAGCGCGCCTCGATGCGGCGCATTGCGCCGTCGCTGAGCTTGCCGAGCAGCGCGAGCAGCAGGATCGCGCCGAACACGAGGTCCGGCCGCCCGGTCTCGCGCCCGTCGCTGAGCAGGAAGCCGAGCCCGCGCGTGGCCGCGATCAGCTCGGCGGCCACCATGAACATCCAGGCAAGGCTCAGGCCGGTGCGCAAGCCGGTGACGATCTGCGGCAACGCGGCCGGCAGCAGGATCCGGCGAAACAGCGCGAACGGGCCGAGCCGATAGACGGCGCCGAGTTCGACGAGCTTGCGGTCCACGCCGCGAATCCCGGCCACCACGGCCAGATGCACGGGGAAGAACGCGCCGATCGCGATCAGCGTGATCTTCGGCGCCTCGTCGATGCCAAGCCAGAGCAGCAGCACCGGCACCCAGGCGAGCGACGGGATCGCGCGCAGCGCCTGGAAGCTCGGCTCGAGCAGCGCGTCGATGCGGCGGCTCAGGCCCATCGCCGCGCCGATCGCGAGCGCGAGCCCGGAGCCGGCCGCGAAGCCGAGCGCCACCCGCAGCGTGCTCGCGCCGACGTGGCGCAGCAGGCGCGCGGCGCCCATCCGTTCGAGCGTGGCGACGATCTCGCTCGGCGCGGGCACCAGGTGATCGGGCAGCCAGCCGGCACGCACCGCGAGTTCCACCAGCGCGAGCGCCGCGAACGGCAGCGCGATGCCGGCCACGCGCCAGGCGCGCAGCGGGTCGCGGCGCGCCGCGTGTGCTGCGCGTGCCGACGCACCGCCGCGTTCATGCGGCGCTTCGTGCAGCGGCTCATGCAACGCGCCGCGCGCCGAAGCCGCGAGCGCGCCGTCGCGGGAGGCCGGTTCGCGCATTGCCGCCGGCCCGCCTTCAGTGCGACGCCGCGACGAGCGGGCGCGCGAACGACGGATCGACCAGCGCGTCGACGATCCTCGCCGGATCGACGCCGGGCTTCACGAGCTGCTCGTCGGTCAGCACCGGCGCGGCGGCCTTCAGCGCGGCGCGCTGGGTGTCGCCCGGCACCGGGTCGCTGAAGTCGTTGCGCTGCAGCTGCAGCTTCGCGACCGGCAGCGACACCTTCGATTCGTCGGCGACGATCCGCGCGGTGTCGTCCGGATGCGCGATGATCCACAGCCGCGCCTTCTCGTACACCTTCAGCACGCGCGTGACGGCCTGCGGATACTGGCTCGCGAATGCCTCGCGCACGTTCAGGAAGCCGTAGGTGTTGAAGCCGACGTTGCGGTAGAGCAGGCGCGCGCCGTCGTCCACCTGCGCGGCGGCCATGTGCGGATCGAGTCCGGCCCAGGCGTCCACCTGGCCGTTGGCGAGCGCGGTGCGTCCGTCCGGGTGCTGCAGGTTCACGAGTTCGACGTCGTCGCGCGTGAGGCCCACGGTGTGCAGCGCGCGCAGCGTGAACAGGAACGGATCGGTGCCGCGCGTCGCGGCGATCTTTTTGCCCTTCAGCTCGGCGAGCGTGTGGATCGGCGAATCCTTGCGCACCACCAGCGCGGTCCATTCGGGCCGCGAGAATACGTAGACGGCGCGGATCGGGTTGCCGTTGGCGCGGCCGAGCACGGCCGCGAGGCCGGCCGTCGAGCCGAAATCGACGGCGCCGCTGTTCAGGTATTCGAGCGCGCGATTGCTGCCGAGGCTCAGCACCCAGCGAATCGCCGTGTGGTCCGGCTTGAACGCGTCGTCGAGCCAGCCGAAATGGCGGATCACGAGGCTTTCGGGCGAGTAGTAGGCGTAGTCGACGCGAATCTCGGCCGGCGCGGCCGGTTCGGCCGCCTGCGCGGGGATCGGGACGAGGCCGGCGGCGGTGGCGAGCGCGGCGATGCTCAGGGCCGCGTGATGGAGCACATGCAGCACGCGGGGCCAGGACAGCTTCATCGGGTGGTCTCCGGGGGGCGGCGTCGCGCCGCGAAATGATCGGGTTGACCTTTCAATCTACGCAACCGCGCGCGATTCGCTAACCAAGAAATCATCGATTGGAAAGCGCGCCGGCTGCTAAGGGCACGGCCCGGCAAGCTTCGCGGCGGCGCGGTATCGTGTGCGCTTCGCCAACCCCACGCCGCGCGCGCGGCGATCGACCATGACCCGCAACCGACAACTGCATCTGGGCGCCTTCATGCGGCCGGTGAGCCTGCACACCGGCGCGTGGCGCCATCCCGATGCGTGGCCCGACGCGAACTTCAATCTCGCGCACCTGAAGCGCAGCGTGCAGACGCTGGAGCACGCGAAGTTCGACGCGTTCTTCATGGCCGACCATCTCGCGGTGCTGAACATGTCCACGGCCGCGCTCAAGCGCAGCCATACGGCGACCTCGTTCGAGCCGCTCACGCTGCTGTCCGCGCTGGCGATGGCGACCGAGCGGATCGGCCTGGTCGCCACCGCGTCCACCACGTTCGACGCGCCGTACCACGTGGCGCGCCGCTTCGCCTCGCTCGATCACCTGAGCGGCGGGCGCGCGGGCTGGAACCTCGTGACGACGTCGAACCCCGATGCCGCGCTGAACTTCGGGCTCGACGAACACATGGAGCACGACGCGCGCTACCGCCGCGCGCGCGAGTTCTTCGACGTGGTGACGGGGCTCTGGGACAGCTGGGCCGACGACGCGTTCGTGCGCGACGCCGCGAGCGGCCTGTACTTCGAGCCGGAGAAGCTGCACGTGCTCGGCCATCGCGGCGAGCACTTCTCGGTGCGCGGGCCGCTCAACATCGCGCGGCCGGTGCAGGGCTGGCCGGTGGTGGTGCAGGCGGGCTCGTCCGAGGCGGGCCGCCAGCTCGCGGCCGAGACCGCCGAGGCTGTGTTCACGGCGCAGCCGTCGCTGGCGGCCGGCAAGCGTTTCTATGCCGACGTGAAGGGCCGGCTCGACCGGCTCGGGCGGCCGCGCGAGCACCTGAAGATCCTGCCGGGCGCGTTCGTGGTGGTCGGCGATTCGGTGGCCGAGGCGCGCGAGAAGCGCGCGTTCCTCGACACGCTGGTGCATGACGACAGCGGGTTCGCGTCGCTGTCGATCGCGCTCGGCCACGACGTGTCCGGCTTCGATCCGGACGGGCCGCTGCCGGCGGTGCCCGAGAGCAACGCGAGCCACACCTCGCGGCAGCGCGTGCTCGAGATGGCGGCCGAGGGGCTGACGGTGCGCGAGCTGGCGCGGCGCGTGGGCGGCTACTCGGGGCTGCAGTTCGTGGGCACGCCGGCGACGATCGCCGACGAGATGCAGCAGTGGCTGGAGGAGGAGGGCTCGGACGGCTTCAACGTGATGTTCCCGTACCTGCCGGGCGGGCTCGACGACGTCGCGCTGAAGGTCGTGCCCGAACTGCAGCGGCGCGGGATCTTCCGGCGCGAATACGAAGGCACGACGCTGCGCGAGCATCTGGGGCTGCCGCGCCCCGACAACCGGTTCTTCGCGCGCTGAACGCGAGGCAGGCGGCCGGCCCGCGCGACGCGCGGCGGCGGAGACAAAAAAGACGGCGCAACCGACATCGACCGGCCGCGCCGTCCCGGGTTCGCCGCGCGGCGTTCAGCGCGTGCGCCCGCGCCCGAGGAACGATGCCTGCGCGGCCGGTTCGTCGAACACGCGCACCGGCGGGATCGCGCCGCGGAACTTCTCCACCTCGCAGATCACGGTCTGCGCCGAGGTGGCCTGCGCGAGCTTCGAGGTCGCGATGCTGGTGGTCAGCACGTTGACGTCGCCGTAGCGGCAGAGCGTGTTCGCGCGGCGCGGATCGGCCGGATCGTACCAGCCGCCCTCGCTGATCCGGATCACGCCGGGCATGATGTCGTCGGTGACCCGGATGCCGACCAGGATCTGGCCGCGATCGTTGTAGGCGCGCGCGATGTCGCCGCTCTTGAGGCCGCGCGCGGCCGCGTCCTTCGGGTTCATCCAGCACGGCTCGCGCCCGCCCACCGCGTAGACCTCGCGCAGCGCGGTGCCGCACAGTTGCGAGTGCAGCCGGTAGTTCGGATGGATCGCCGCGACGTGCAGCGGAAAGCGCGCGGTGGGGCCGCCAAGCCGCTCGACCGGTTCCATCCAGGTCGGATGCGGCGGGCAGTCGTCGTAGTGCATCTTCTCGATCGTCTTCGAGTAGATCTCGAACTTGCCCGACGCCGTGCCGAGCGCGTTGAGCAGCGGATCCGCGCGGAAGTCGGCATAGGCGACGTAGTCGGTCGGCCCCTTGGCGAGCGGGAACGCGAGCGGCGCGTCGCTCTCCCAGAACACGTCGA
This window encodes:
- a CDS encoding LysR family transcriptional regulator, with protein sequence MDRLTCIGIFVAAVDEGSLAAAARRFGLSAAMAGKYVSAIERELNARLLQRTTRRLSLTDTGRVYYERCRRILEAWEQANREASDAHGTARGLIRLAAPVTFGALHLGEVLARYLEAHPHVNLEVSLSDRYVDLLEAGVDLAIRIGRLPDSGLVARRLAPCRMVICAAPAFLERHGTPRSPDDLRQAPRLTFSEAVSVGDWTLTDAAQRTHVIDGPCRLAANNTQMLLAAARAGAGVAYGPSFVFGEPIARGELVELLPGFQAAELTIQAVFPSARQMPARVRHLLDHLAGAFGEGGAPPWDRTMPAPPARAAAKRRR
- a CDS encoding alpha/beta fold hydrolase, with translation MDISTRGARIHVRVREPGQGQERDEPALVFLHYWGGSSRTWCGVAAELSDRYRTVAPDHRGWGDSSAPARGYAIADLADDAADVIEALGLREFVLVGHSMGGKVAQLLASRRPRGLRGLVLVAPSPPVATHLPDAERAALLAAYDTRESVAWVLDHVLTATRLAPALREQVIADSLRGAAPAREAWPNAAMREDLAAEVAAIDVPVCVIAGEHDRVDPVDTLRRALLPWIPGARLQVLPGVGHLSPLEAPREVAAAIGRFVEALAPSGDSGDSGDPGDPGDPTACRTPEQVPVAFDAAFNDGDLDRLLDLFRDDALMRMADGRTVAHGRDAIREQFAALLGAGASQILNRARPALVSGDVALVLLDWTMRTTQPDGRCADHHGTATQVMRRGSDGAWKLSISNPLGVAG
- a CDS encoding amidase, producing MNSELIHHDATRLAELIRTREVSPVEVMQAHLDRIASVDPQVNAIVTVADGALEAARAAEAAVLAGRALGPLHGVPFTAKDSIDTAGVATQRGSPIFQGRVPDADATSVARLKQAGAILLAKTNLPEFSYWIESDNLLTGRSNNPWNLERTPGGSSGGESAAIAAGMSPLGLGTDLAISVRGPAAQTGIVALKATHGRVPMTGIWPRAPRRFWHVGPMARSVRDLALAYSQLAGADGQDAFATSTAQAGADLGLGRAPRRPLRVGWLVEPGFGPIDAEVGATVQAAAAALESLGCIVEPVRIPALERDFALDVFNRLHVMEMKPAFAEATAGRRDDELYLMAKAMLAAPETSMRDYVEAEQAAERLRDGYADYFSRYDALLTPVLPIPAHRHGQTEFTINGRTVDATYLQGATVPLNLTGLPGLSMRFGTSREGLPINVQLVGSWLAEATILHLASLLEDVSPVRGLRPAL
- a CDS encoding SDR family NAD(P)-dependent oxidoreductase, whose translation is MTQTHQGTALITGASSGIGAVYADRLARLGYDLILVARDRERLNDAARRITDATQRNVEILAADLNDRAGLAAVEERLRRDASITLLVNNAGVGTHKPLLDSDVDDMTRMIELNVTALTRLTYAAVPGFVARGRGALINIASIVAIAPETLNGVYGGSKAFVLALSQSLHHELADKGVRVQAVLPGATATDFWRTGGLPVEHLPKEIVMSADAMVDAALVGFERGELVTIPSLHAGEEWDAYEAARQTMAPHLSSDVPAPRYAAAR
- a CDS encoding SDR family oxidoreductase, giving the protein MNLSGNTIFITGGTSGIGRALAEAFHRRGNQVIIAGRRRALLDEIARANPGIDTVELDIGDAAGIRRAAQQVIERHPSLNVVINNAGIMPFDDAAGALDDEQAVRLIDTNLLGTVRVSAAFIEHLKRQPASYLINNSSVLAYVPLAPTALYSATKAAIHSYTLSQRFALRDTGVTVLEIVPPWVDTDLVRKSGDPRAMPLDAFIAELLARLEAAEHEVVVEAAQAFRDNAGPNEHGFVAQFNQAVVENPIPVA
- a CDS encoding ABC transporter ATP-binding protein: MSAAPLLDARGVRKRYGDRVVLAGVDLRVGRGEIVCVVGPSGCGKSTLLRIVAGLDADHHGSVRLDGAPLHGPSARIGVIFQEPRLLPWLSVADNVGFAAGARGGRSPQVAQLLAEVGLDGAAHALPAALSGGMAQRAAIARGLFGEPDLLLLDEPFSAVDALTRMRLQTLLLDVVRRRATAAVVVTHDLDEALYLGDRVLLLAANPGRVEDAFPVEIARPRDRRDPALAALRARLLGAFQRFQEIDAAAAR
- a CDS encoding ABC transporter permease, which produces MREPASRDGALAASARGALHEPLHEAPHERGGASARAAHAARRDPLRAWRVAGIALPFAALALVELAVRAGWLPDHLVPAPSEIVATLERMGAARLLRHVGASTLRVALGFAAGSGLALAIGAAMGLSRRIDALLEPSFQALRAIPSLAWVPVLLLWLGIDEAPKITLIAIGAFFPVHLAVVAGIRGVDRKLVELGAVYRLGPFALFRRILLPAALPQIVTGLRTGLSLAWMFMVAAELIAATRGLGFLLSDGRETGRPDLVFGAILLLALLGKLSDGAMRRIEARWLDWRDGFDGATRKAAR
- a CDS encoding aliphatic sulfonate ABC transporter substrate-binding protein, translated to MKLSWPRVLHVLHHAALSIAALATAAGLVPIPAQAAEPAAPAEIRVDYAYYSPESLVIRHFGWLDDAFKPDHTAIRWVLSLGSNRALEYLNSGAVDFGSTAGLAAVLGRANGNPIRAVYVFSRPEWTALVVRKDSPIHTLAELKGKKIAATRGTDPFLFTLRALHTVGLTRDDVELVNLQHPDGRTALANGQVDAWAGLDPHMAAAQVDDGARLLYRNVGFNTYGFLNVREAFASQYPQAVTRVLKVYEKARLWIIAHPDDTARIVADESKVSLPVAKLQLQRNDFSDPVPGDTQRAALKAAAPVLTDEQLVKPGVDPARIVDALVDPSFARPLVAASH
- a CDS encoding LLM class flavin-dependent oxidoreductase → MTRNRQLHLGAFMRPVSLHTGAWRHPDAWPDANFNLAHLKRSVQTLEHAKFDAFFMADHLAVLNMSTAALKRSHTATSFEPLTLLSALAMATERIGLVATASTTFDAPYHVARRFASLDHLSGGRAGWNLVTTSNPDAALNFGLDEHMEHDARYRRAREFFDVVTGLWDSWADDAFVRDAASGLYFEPEKLHVLGHRGEHFSVRGPLNIARPVQGWPVVVQAGSSEAGRQLAAETAEAVFTAQPSLAAGKRFYADVKGRLDRLGRPREHLKILPGAFVVVGDSVAEAREKRAFLDTLVHDDSGFASLSIALGHDVSGFDPDGPLPAVPESNASHTSRQRVLEMAAEGLTVRELARRVGGYSGLQFVGTPATIADEMQQWLEEEGSDGFNVMFPYLPGGLDDVALKVVPELQRRGIFRREYEGTTLREHLGLPRPDNRFFAR